ATCGCGTGCAGGACCGTGAACGGCACGACCACCGGGACCAGGCCGCGGCGGTCGATCATGCGCCCGATCAGCGGTGCCGAGATCCCGACCGCGAAGCCGAACGCCGCCGCGACCGCGCCCGCCTCCGCGTAGGAGCCGGAGTGCTGGCGCATGAACAGGACCAGCGCGATGCCGTTGATCCCGACCGGCAGCCGCGCCGGCAGCTCGGCGGCCAGCAGCGCACGGGCATGCGGCGCACGTAGGACGCGCGCGTAGCGCTCACGAGCGCCGCCCGGGACAGGGGGCGGACCAGACGAGAGCGTGGCGCCGCGGTTAGGCGGCGGCCTCCGGGGTCGTCGGCGCGGAGCCCTCGTCCGGCGCGAGGCCGGGTGCGTTGTCGCCCGTCGCGGCCGCGGCGTCGTCGGCTCCGCGGCCGTGCAGCTCGAGCTCGTCGGCGCGCGCCTCCAGGGCGGCGATGACGAAGCGGATGTGCTCGTCGAAGTCGACGCCCAGCTCCTCGGCGCCCGAGCGCACCTCGTCGCGGTTGACCGCGGCGGCGAACGCGACCGTCCTCAGCTTCTTCTTGACCGACTTGGGCGTCATCCCGTGGATGCCCTCGGGCCGGACGTAGGCGCAGGCCATGATGAACCCCGACAGCTCGTCGACCGCCCACAGCGTCTTGGCCATCTGCGTCTCCCGCGCGACGCCCAGGAACGGCGCGTGGCCGGCGATCGCGGCGACGATCTCCGGATCCGCGTCCTGCTCGCGCAAGTACTTCAAGATGGTCCGCGGATGCCCGTCGACCTCGTCGTCGAGGTCCGGGAAGCGCTCGTAGTCGGCGTCGTGCAGCAGCCCCGCGACGGCCCAGCGCTCCTCGTCCTCGCCGTTCTCCCGGGCGTAGGCGACCATCGCCGCCTCGACCGCCAGGCAGTGCTTGCGCAAGGAGGGTGATTGCACCCACTCCGAGAGGAGGTCCCAGGCCTCGGCCCGCGAAAGCTGCGACGACATGGCTGTTACCCTAGCCCAGCGCCCTGACCCCACTACGGGAAGCCGCACAGGGCGCTTCGACCGCATGGAGAAGTTCGTCATCGACGGGGGCGCTCCGCTGTCCGGCACGGTCATCCCTGCCGGCAACAAGAACGCCGCCCTGCCCTGTCTCGCCGCGTCCGCGCTGACCTCGGACGAGGTCGTCGTGCGCAACATCCCGCGCATCCGCGACGTCCAGGCGATGCTCGACCTCTTGGAGGATCTCGGCGCCACCGTGGAGTGGCGCGGGGAGCACGAGGTCGCGATCTGCGCCGCCGGCATCACCGCCGAGTCGCGCGTCGATCCCCGGATCTCGGCGCGCATCCGCGCGTCGTTCCTGCTCGCCGGCCCGCTGCTCGCGCGCTTCGGCCGCGCGGAGATGCCGCCGCCCGGCGGCGACGTCATCGGCCGCCGCCGCCTCGACCCGCACCTCGACGCGTTCAAGGCGCTCGGGGCCCGGATCGAGCAGCACGACCACACCATCTTGAAGCTCGCGGGCACGCTGCGCGCGGGCGAGATCTTCATGGACGAGCCGTCCGTGATGGGCACCGAGAACGCCCTGATGGCCGCCGCGCTCACGCCCGGCGAGACCCAGATCTTCAACGCGGCCAGCGAGCCGCACGTCGTCGACCTCGCGCGCATGCTCGTGAAGATGGGCGCCGACATCCGCGGCATCGGCTCCAACGTCATGCACGTGACCGGGACCGACGTCCTCGGCGGCACGACGCACGACATCGGCCCCGACCACATCGAGATCGGCTCGTTCATGGCCATGGCCGGCATGACCGGCGGCGAGATGCGGATCAAGGACACCGAGCCCGACGACCTGCGCATGATCCGCCTGGTCTTCCGCCGCATCGGCCTGGAGTCCCAGCTCGACGGCGCCGACGTGATCATCCCCGGCGGCCAGAAGCTGGTCGTCGAGCGCGACATGGGCGAGCACACGTCCAAGGTCCAGGACGGTCCGTGGCCCGCGTTCCCGGCCGACCTGACGTCGATCGCGGTCGCGCTCGCCACCCAGTCCGAGGGCGAGGTCCTCGTCCACGAGTGGATGTTCGAGTCGCGCCTGTTCTTCTGCGACAAGCTGATCTCGATGGGCGCCAACGTGTTCATCGCCGATCCTCACCGTGCTCTGATCCATGGTCCGCGGCGCTTGCGCGCCGCGCGGGTCGAGTCGCCCGACATCCGGGCGGGGATGGCCGTGCTGCTGGCCGCGCTGTGCGCCGAGGGGCGCACCGAGATCGGCAACATCGGCCAGATCGACCGCGGCTACGAGCGGATCGACGAGCGGTTGCGGGAGCTCGGGGCGAGCATCGAGCGGGTGGCGGAGCAGCCGGCGCTGGCGTGACCGTCTCGCAGCAGACCTTCGCGTAGTCTGCGGGACCCGATGAACCACCCCATTCCCAACGGGACGCGAGACGTCCTTCCCGACGAGATGCGGGAGCTGCGCGCCATCACCGAGGCGATGCGCGGGGTGTTCGAGCATCGGGGCTATGGCGAGGTCTGGACGCCCTCGATCGAGTTCGAGGACGTCCTGCGCCGCGGCGAGACGGGCGTCGATCCGGGCTACCGCGTGATGGACGACCACGGCCAGGTCATGGCGCTGCGGCCGGACATGACGGTGCCGATCGCGCGCGTCGTCGCCACGCGCTACGCGACCGCGGAGCCGCCGCTGCGCTTCTCCTACTTCGCGCACGCCTACCGCGGCGTGCGGCCGCATCGCGGGCAGATGCGCGAGTTCCTGCAGGCGGGGATCGAGCTGGTCGGCTCGCCCGGGCCGTTCGGGACCGTCGAGGCGCTCACGGTCCTGTGCGAGGCGCTGGACGCGGTCGGCCTCGTCGGCTACCGGATCGCGCTCGGCAGCGCGTCGCTGTACCCGGCGTTGTTGAAGTCCTTCGACGTCCCGGACGAGGTCGGCGAGCGGCTGCTCGCGGCGCTCGGCCGCCGCGACTTCGTGCGCCTGGAGCGCGAGGCGATCGCCGCCGGCGTCGACGACGCGCTGGTGCGCGTCCCGCAGCTGCGCGGCGGGCCCGAGGTGCTCGACGAGATCACCGGCGGCGAGGCCGACGGCCTGCGCGCGATCCTCGCCGACCTGCCCGAGGCGGTCCACGCCCGGATCGTCCTCGACCTCGGCCTCGCGCGCGGGCTCGGGTACTACACGGGCGCGGTGTTCGACGTCCTGGACCCGGCGCTCGGCGAGCCGCTCGGCGGCGGCGGGCGCTACGACACGTTGTTGTCGCGCTTCGGTCGCGACCTGCCGGCGGTCGGCTTCGCGCTCAACGTCGACAGCCTGCACCTGGCGCTGGCGGGCGAAGAGGAGGCGGTGGCGTCGTGAGCGAGTCCATCAACAACTCGCCCGCCCTGACGATCGCGGTCCCGCGCGGCGCGATGATCGGCGAGACGCTCGACCTGCTCGACGCCGTCGGCGTGCCGACGGCCGAGGTCCGGAGCAACTCGCGCAAGCTGCTGTTCGAGGACGTCGGGATCGTCACGATGCGCCCGTCGGACGTGCCGACCTACGTCGAGGCGGGCGCCGCCGACGTCGGGATCACCGGCAAGGACGTCCTGACCGAGCAGGACGAGCGGCAAGTTGTAGAACTTCTGGATCTCGGGTTCGGGCCGTGCACGATGGTCGTCGCGACCATCGCCGGCGACATCGACCCGGCGGCCGAGGCGCTGCGGCGCCTGGGCGTCATGCGCGTCGCGACCAAGTACGCGCGGATCGCCGCGCGCTACTTCGAGCAGACCGGCCGCCAGGCCGAGATCGTCGAGGTCAAGGGCTCGATCGAGCTGGCGCCGCTGACCGGGCTGAGCGAGGCGATCGTCGACCTCACCGCCACGGGCAACACCCTGCGCGAGAACGGCCTCGTCATCCGGGAGGAGATCCTGCACTCGACCGCGCGCCTGATCGCCAACCCGGTGGCGCACAAGCTGAAGTCGGCGGCCATCGACGAGCTGACGCGGCGCATGCGCGCGGTCGTCGGCGACGCGCCGTCGGCGGCGCCGATCGCGGGGGGTGCGTGATGCAGGTCGAGCGCTTCGAGTCCACCGATCCGGTCAACGCGGCGGCCGAGCTGCGCGCGCTGGCGCCCGCGGGCGTGTCGGTGTCGGGGACGGTGAGCGAGATCGTCGCCTCCGTGCGCACGCGCGGGGAGCAGGCGTTGCTCGAATACGCCGAGCGCTTTGACGGCGTGACCGGTCCGCTGCGCGTCACGCAGGAGGAGTGCGACGCCGCGCTGGCCGCGCTGGACCCCGCGGTCCGGGCCGGGCTGGAGGTCGCGATCGCCAACGTGCGCGCGGTCGCCGAGGCCGGGCTGGCGACCGACCGCGAGGTCGCGCTGCCCCAGGGCCAGCACGTGACGATCCGCGACGTCCCGGTGCGGCGCGCCGCGATCTACACGCCGGGCGGGCGCAACCCGTACCCGTCGACCGTCGTGATGGGCGTCGTGACCGCGAAGGCGGCGGGCGTCGACGAGGTCGTCGTCTGCGCGCCGGGCGCGCACCCGGTGATCCTGGCAGCGTGCGCGCTGTGCGGCGCCGACGAGGTCTGGGGGATGGGCGGCGCGCACGCGGTCGCCGCGTTCGCCTACGGGACCGAGAGCGTCGCGCGCGTGGACGTGATCGCGGGGCCGGGGTCGCTCTACGTGCAGGAGGCCAAGCGCCAGGTCAGCGGGGACGTCGGGATCGACGGCTTCGCGGGCCCTTCGGATGTCCTGATCGTGGCGACCGAGGACGCCGACGTCGACCTCGTCGTGGCCGACCTGCTCGCGCAGGCCGAGCACGGCACCGGGACGATCGTCGCGCTGGTGACCGACTCGGCGGCGCTGGCGCACGAGGTCGCCGCACGGCTGGACGAGGCGCCGGACTCCGACGCGGCCGCGGCCGTGGTGGTCGTCGATGATGTCGCCAGCGCGCTGGCCGTCAGCGAGGCGTTCGCGCCCGAGCACCTGGAGCTCGTCGGCGCCGGCGCCGAGGCGCTGGCGGGCGCCGTGCGCTCCGCCGGGTGCGTGTTCGTGGGGCGCGAGTCCGGGACCGCGTTCGGCGACTACGTGGCCGGCTCCAACCACACGCTGCCGACCGGCGGCGCCGCGCGGTTCACCTCCGGGCTGTCGACGCGGCAGTTCCGGCGGCGCATGAGCGTGGTGCGGATCGGCGCCGCTGCGGACGCCCTCGCGAAGGCCGGCGTGCCGATCGCTGAGGCCGAAGGCTTCACCCGGCACGCGGACTCGATGCGGGTTCGGGAGAATCAAGGGCGATGACGCGCACCGCCGAGATCAGCCGCAAGACCAAGGAGACCGACGTCCGCCTGACGCTCGGCCTCGACGGCCACGGCGCCGGGACCCGCGA
The sequence above is a segment of the Conexibacter woesei Iso977N genome. Coding sequences within it:
- the murA gene encoding UDP-N-acetylglucosamine 1-carboxyvinyltransferase produces the protein MEKFVIDGGAPLSGTVIPAGNKNAALPCLAASALTSDEVVVRNIPRIRDVQAMLDLLEDLGATVEWRGEHEVAICAAGITAESRVDPRISARIRASFLLAGPLLARFGRAEMPPPGGDVIGRRRLDPHLDAFKALGARIEQHDHTILKLAGTLRAGEIFMDEPSVMGTENALMAAALTPGETQIFNAASEPHVVDLARMLVKMGADIRGIGSNVMHVTGTDVLGGTTHDIGPDHIEIGSFMAMAGMTGGEMRIKDTEPDDLRMIRLVFRRIGLESQLDGADVIIPGGQKLVVERDMGEHTSKVQDGPWPAFPADLTSIAVALATQSEGEVLVHEWMFESRLFFCDKLISMGANVFIADPHRALIHGPRRLRAARVESPDIRAGMAVLLAALCAEGRTEIGNIGQIDRGYERIDERLRELGASIERVAEQPALA
- the hisD gene encoding histidinol dehydrogenase, translating into MQVERFESTDPVNAAAELRALAPAGVSVSGTVSEIVASVRTRGEQALLEYAERFDGVTGPLRVTQEECDAALAALDPAVRAGLEVAIANVRAVAEAGLATDREVALPQGQHVTIRDVPVRRAAIYTPGGRNPYPSTVVMGVVTAKAAGVDEVVVCAPGAHPVILAACALCGADEVWGMGGAHAVAAFAYGTESVARVDVIAGPGSLYVQEAKRQVSGDVGIDGFAGPSDVLIVATEDADVDLVVADLLAQAEHGTGTIVALVTDSAALAHEVAARLDEAPDSDAAAAVVVVDDVASALAVSEAFAPEHLELVGAGAEALAGAVRSAGCVFVGRESGTAFGDYVAGSNHTLPTGGAARFTSGLSTRQFRRRMSVVRIGAAADALAKAGVPIAEAEGFTRHADSMRVRENQGR
- a CDS encoding ATP phosphoribosyltransferase regulatory subunit yields the protein MNHPIPNGTRDVLPDEMRELRAITEAMRGVFEHRGYGEVWTPSIEFEDVLRRGETGVDPGYRVMDDHGQVMALRPDMTVPIARVVATRYATAEPPLRFSYFAHAYRGVRPHRGQMREFLQAGIELVGSPGPFGTVEALTVLCEALDAVGLVGYRIALGSASLYPALLKSFDVPDEVGERLLAALGRRDFVRLEREAIAAGVDDALVRVPQLRGGPEVLDEITGGEADGLRAILADLPEAVHARIVLDLGLARGLGYYTGAVFDVLDPALGEPLGGGGRYDTLLSRFGRDLPAVGFALNVDSLHLALAGEEEAVAS
- a CDS encoding HD domain-containing protein — its product is MSSQLSRAEAWDLLSEWVQSPSLRKHCLAVEAAMVAYARENGEDEERWAVAGLLHDADYERFPDLDDEVDGHPRTILKYLREQDADPEIVAAIAGHAPFLGVARETQMAKTLWAVDELSGFIMACAYVRPEGIHGMTPKSVKKKLRTVAFAAAVNRDEVRSGAEELGVDFDEHIRFVIAALEARADELELHGRGADDAAAATGDNAPGLAPDEGSAPTTPEAAA
- the hisG gene encoding ATP phosphoribosyltransferase; translated protein: MSESINNSPALTIAVPRGAMIGETLDLLDAVGVPTAEVRSNSRKLLFEDVGIVTMRPSDVPTYVEAGAADVGITGKDVLTEQDERQVVELLDLGFGPCTMVVATIAGDIDPAAEALRRLGVMRVATKYARIAARYFEQTGRQAEIVEVKGSIELAPLTGLSEAIVDLTATGNTLRENGLVIREEILHSTARLIANPVAHKLKSAAIDELTRRMRAVVGDAPSAAPIAGGA